The DNA region GCGTGGGCGATGCCGAGTTCGGCCGCGACCTCCTTGTTCGTCCCGCCCTCCGCACACCGCAGCACGATCTTCGCGCGCAGTGCCAGGAACTGCGCGGTCTTCGCCCGCCGCGCCCAGCGCGTCAGCTCCGCACGCTCGGCTTCGCTGAGCACCAGGTCCGGCTTGCGCCGGCCCGGCCGCGGCTCATCCACCAAGCCCGCCAGCCGCCGGGCCACGAACCGCGAACGCCACTTGCGCACCGTCTCCACGGACACCCCACAGCCCGCCGCCACAGCGGTACTTGACGCCCCGTCCGCACAGGCCAGGATGATCCGCGCCCGCTCCGCCACACGGGCCGGCACCCCGCCACCCGCCCAGCGCAGCAACTCCGCACGCTCCTCAGCGGACAGCACGACTTCGACAGCACGAGGGCCTCGATGCGACATAAAAACAGCCTACAGACTTAAGACCGGCTTTTCTGGCGCATCACACTAGGGCGTGTATCGAGTCGTGATCACCGGATGGTCGGGGTGAGGTCTTTGATCCAGATCATCGAGGCGCGCAGGTGGAGTCCGGCGAGGTAGCTGTCCGGGGTCTTGTCGTATCGGGTGGCGATGCCACGCCAGGCCTTGAGCTTGTTGATCTGGCGTTCGACGGTGTTCCGCTCTTTGTAGAGGTCCGCGTCGTGACTGGCGGGCCGGCCGCCCCTGCTGCCCTTCTTCTTCCGATTGGCGGCTTGGTCCTTCTTCTCCGGGATGACTGCCTTGATGTGACGTTTCCGCAGGTGGGCCCGGATACCGCGGGACGAGTAGGCCTTGTCCCCGGCGACCGCGTCCGGCCGGGTACGGGGGCGGCCGACGGGCCCGCGGACTCGTATCTTCCCCAGCACGGGGATGAACTGCGGGCTGTCGGCGGCCTGTCCCGCGGTCAGAACGAACGCCGGCGGGCGGCACTTGCGGTCGGCGGCAAGGTGGACCTTGCCGGTCTGCCCACCTCTAGAGAGCGTCCCAGGAGGGCGGCCTTCAGTCGGAGTTTTCGGCGACGCCGGATGCGTCGTCGCTCTTCCCGCTCGGGATCGTTTTCGGCGTCCTGCCCGGTTTGTTCTTCGAGGTCGCCTCCTTTGACCTGGCCTTCTCCTCCTCGGCGGCGGCCTCCTCCAGCGCGGCGACGACGTCCTGGTCCAGATGCATCCCGGCGGCGTCGTGGTGAGCCCGCGCGGTGGTGGAGTCGACGCTGACCAGGGACAGGTCCACCTCGCCCCGCTTCGCGGCCTCCGCGATCAGCCCCTCCAGCAGGGCCTCGAAGACGCCGGCGTCACGCCACTGCCGGAAGCGGTTGTGGACGGTCGACCAGGCACCGAACTCCTGCGGCATCTCCCGCCACTGCCCGCCCGTCTTGAACCGCCAGATCACCCCCTCGAACTGCTGCCGCAGCCGCTCGGGGTACGGGCCGTACTCGCCGATCGGCAGGTACAGCTCGATGAACCCCCAATCCCTGTCCGTCAGTTGCACTCGCGTCATGCAAGAACATCTACCGGTCCAGGCCCCGCCGCGAGGGCGAATCCCTCAGATTGATCACGACTCGATACATGCCCTAGCTCCAATACCGTTCAGTTAAGCCCTGCTGGGTTATCGTGGGTGCATGCCGCGTTCTGGTTGGGTGAAGCCGTCTTCTGATGTCCGGTTGTCGGATTTGGTGTCTGTGGGGTTGCTGACGCGGGTGTTTCCCGCGGACGTGGTTGACGCGGTGATCGAGGAGGCGGGGCGTACTGAGCGGCGTCACCGGTCGTTGCCTGCCCGGGTGATGGCGTACTTCTCGATGGGGATGGCGTTGTATTCGGATGGTTCCTACGAGGATGTGTTCGCGCAGCTCACGGACGGGCTGTCGTGGGCGTCGGGGTGGTCGGAGTCGTTTCCGCCGCCCTCGAAGTCGGCGATCTTCCAGGCCAGGGCTCGTCTGGGGTTCGAGCCAGTGCGGGATCTCTTCGCCCGTGTCGCGCGTCCGCTGGCGGGGCCGGACACGCCGGGGTCGTGGCTGGCCGGGCGTCGCCTGGTGGCGATCGACGGGACGTGCCTGGACGTGGCGGACACGGCGGCCAACGCGGAGTTCTTCGGGCGGCCCGCTTCCAGCAGGGGGGAGCGGTCCGCGTTTCCGCAGGCCCGCCTGGTGGCATTGGCGGAATGCGGTACTCATGCGGTCTTCGACGCTGTCACCGGCCCGTGCAGTGTGTCGGAGATCGAGTTGTCCCGGCAGCTCGTCGGGCGACTTGAGCCGGGCCAGCTGGTCCTGGCCGACCGGGGCTTTTACGGGTTCCGCCTCTGGCAGCAGTCCGCAGCCACGGGCGCGGATCTGCTCTGGCGAGTGAAGACGAACCTGAGGCCCCGGTATCTGGAAACCCTGGCCGACGGGTCGTGGCTGGCCAGGATCGTCCCGACGTCGGGCCCGAACCGGGCCACGACGGATCCACTCACGGTCAGAGTGATCGACTACACGGTCGATGACGGCCGGGACAACCCCGAGGAATACCGTCTGCTGACCACGATCCTCGACCCGGCCGAGGCCGGCGCCGAGGACCTCGCAGCCGCCTACGTCCAACGGTGGGAAATCGAGACCACCTTCGACGAACTGAAAACCCACCAGCGCGGGCCCCGCGCGGTACTGCGCTCGAAAGCCCCCGAGCTCGTCCAGCAAGAAATCTGGGGACACCTGTGCTGCCACTACGCCATCCGCACCCTGATGGCCGACACCGCCGCACACGCCGGCCACGACCCCGACAGAGTCTCCTTCGTCAAAGCCCTCCGCATCGCTCGCCGTTCAGTCGCGCAGAGCGCATTTCCCCCCTCCGAGCACTGACACGGCCGACACGATCTGGCATCACGCCATCCGATGGCTCACCCAACACCTCAACCCACCACGCCGAAAGCGCACACACCCACGAGTCGTCAAACGCAAGATCCTGAAATGGGCCGCGAAACGCTCCCACCACACACACTCGCCCCAACCCAAACACAACCCCCACATCACCATCCAAATCCACTAACTGAACGGTATTGGCCCTAGCTCCGTCCAGTACTCACGGCCGCTGGTGACAGGCCGTTACGGACAGTCCAGAAGGATGCCACCCGGTGGATGCCCATCGTGCCGTGAGGAACTCGACCTCGGAAACGACTTCGTTCCCGGACGACAGGACACGAAGGATCTTGATCAACCACCCTTCCGGATATTCCGCGTTGATACGTACGAAGTTCTCCCGGCCATGGATACGTTCACCGCTGACCGGCCATTCCACAACTACATCTTCCGCCAGCAGTTCGCCGACGCCTGCCCAGTCCCGGGCCTGCATGCGGTCCTAAAGCATCTGAATGGTGTTTGAAGGTTCCATAACCACATCCTGCATGGCACCACCGACAGTGGCCCTGGTCTCCCGCAACGCACCGCCATCGGTTCCGGGAGGACAGCCGCTGGCGGTCAGCCGACCTTGGCGGTTTCCTCGGCTCGGGCCCGATACGGCCTCTGGGTGCCTGCACTGGCGGTTACATAGGGCACAGTGGCGGAGTGGCAGCTCCTACCGCCCGGAGCTGCTGCGTTGTCGATGTTGCGTTGTGGAGAGCACTGATGGACCGGACCATGTATGCCGAGAGCTTCGTCGAGCACCGTGACGGTGAGACGTCGGAGACGCTGCGGTGGCTTCCTGAAATGTACAGGGCCGCCGCGGCGCGGCTGGAAAAACTGGAGCGGGAGGCAGAGCAGAGGTATCCGGGGGTCTTCGAGCGCCTGGACACGGAACGCGTGGCAGCCGGGGCCACTGTCCCCTCGTGGTGCTGGCTGCCGGTGGCCCGGGTTCAAGAGGTACTGGCGCACCACTACACCAGTCACGGGACGGGCGTCGAAGGCGCCTCCCCTACAGCACAGAGGTCCGTCGA from Streptomyces sp. NBC_01591 includes:
- a CDS encoding nuclear transport factor 2 family protein, which translates into the protein MQARDWAGVGELLAEDVVVEWPVSGERIHGRENFVRINAEYPEGWLIKILRVLSSGNEVVSEVEFLTARWASTGWHPSGLSVTACHQRP
- a CDS encoding IS4 family transposase, translated to MPRSGWVKPSSDVRLSDLVSVGLLTRVFPADVVDAVIEEAGRTERRHRSLPARVMAYFSMGMALYSDGSYEDVFAQLTDGLSWASGWSESFPPPSKSAIFQARARLGFEPVRDLFARVARPLAGPDTPGSWLAGRRLVAIDGTCLDVADTAANAEFFGRPASSRGERSAFPQARLVALAECGTHAVFDAVTGPCSVSEIELSRQLVGRLEPGQLVLADRGFYGFRLWQQSAATGADLLWRVKTNLRPRYLETLADGSWLARIVPTSGPNRATTDPLTVRVIDYTVDDGRDNPEEYRLLTTILDPAEAGAEDLAAAYVQRWEIETTFDELKTHQRGPRAVLRSKAPELVQQEIWGHLCCHYAIRTLMADTAAHAGHDPDRVSFVKALRIARRSVAQSAFPPSEH